The Setaria viridis chromosome 9, Setaria_viridis_v4.0, whole genome shotgun sequence sequence TGTTGGAAAGACGCCGCGAGCTGTCATTGGTGGTGACTCACGAGGCATGTCATCATCCAGTCATCCACAGAACCTCCAAAGCGAAATCGGAGAAGAGGACGAAACCATCATCAGCGGGCGGCTGATGAGCGGATCACAAACCGGCCAGCCCAGGCATGCCCGACGCGGCGCGCGGGTGAAGTGGAAACGGAAACGGAAACGCACCCGTACAGGCAGCTTGCCAGGCAAGGCAAGCCAGCTATCGCTAACCGTCACCGCCAGCCGCCGGCTCCTCCGCTTTCTCGACCGTATCCGTATACGCCAACCCGGCTGCGTGCTTGTATATATGCAAACTGATCGATCTGCAAAAGTGTGTCAGGGTGCGTTAGGGGTGTGCAAGTTCAGAAGAGTCGTGAGTCCAACAGAGGAGTTACTTATTGCCCACCCCGGCCATCAGCTCTAAGCCCTTCATccttccttgttcttcttcctgttgctgctgctcgTCGGCTAGCTCGGCTTTTGCTCATCAGCTCATGTCGGAGAAGAAGATCATGAGCTTCTTTGCCCGCAGCAGCAAGTAAGCAGATGAGGATTCTTCCTCTGTCTTTCTGAATCGATTCTGATATTTTTGGGTTGGCTGATTATTGCCTCTGACGGTGAATCGCGCGTACTTGCAGGAACCAGAGAACCTTCAGGCCAAAGAAGAGCGGCCCGTCCGGGAGCAAGGTACGTATACATGTGCCACAATTGCATGTCACGTGAGAATTACTTATGAAGTTTTCTTATCCTGTATGGCCAATGCGAGCTTTATTTCCCTGAATTCGTTCACTCCCGCACTTGCCTAAGTTTCACGGAGTTTAGTTCATCCAGAGAAAGAACTGCACTTAGATACAGCAGTGCTAGCTGCAGCCAATTCTGAACACATGCAGGCTATAGCAGGACGTATGAGTCGCTGAATTTTGAGTTAGGAGCAAGTGATGCTATATTCTTTTGTAGTTTTGTACCATGAAGAGTTATGATCTCTTGCATGGTGATAGTTGTTACTCTTAGCTTCGATTATCAGATCGTCAGCTCCACTATCAAAACACTGTCGCCATCATGAGAAGTTAGTTGGAGATGCCTTCCACTGCGGTTTCACTTTCACCTCCTGTTTTCTTCGTCACTTTGCCTCCAAATGACCTTTATTTTCACCAGGAACTGAAACCGTGCAGCTTTCTATTCCTTTTAACCTTTTGTCTTGTCAGGCAGGGCTTGTTTACTTGAAACGCATTTAGCTAGCTTTCACGCAACGCCAAAACTCTCCCAGCAAAGCTGTTTACAGAGGCTAAATGTGAGCCAGCTAACAAAAAGTAGGATTAATTGCATGGGCACCAAATTATATTGTAGGCTGTCAGTTCTTAAAGAAGCCCCTGGAACTTAGCTGCATCACGTTGCTCTCCTTGATACTTACTACGTAGCTCATGCTATGCATGCATCTGCATGCTACGTTTCTGAAGCTGAAAACTCTCTGACTGTCTGGCCATTACCTATGTGCAGGGGATGCAGTTGAGGAGGCACATTGACAACACTCTCGGCCAGGGTGACCTGCGCGAGGCGGTGCGTCTGCCCATCGGGGAGGACCTCAACGAGTGGCTGGCTGTCAACAGTAAATTCTTTTGCCCTTAACTTCACTTGTTAATCTGCTGGGTTTAGAGTTTCAGATGTGCTGTTTTCACAGTAATATAGACATAGTAGGAACAAGTCTTTGATGGTCATGCTCTGTGGCAGCACTATACTGAATCGTTCGTCTTCGGCGCTTCAGTCGATGGATGGGATGCCTTGAAGGCACTCCAGTTTCTATAAGTGTATTAACTTGATAGTGCTTCTGTTGTGATGGCAGCTGTCGACTTCTTCAACAATGTGAACATGCTGTACGGCACACTGATGGAGTTCTGCACACCAGCGACCTGCCCGATCATGTCAGCTGGACCAAAGTACATACACTAGTATCTTTCTTCTCATTGATACAAACAAATACAGTCAACAGATAATGATATAAGAATCTGTCAAACTAGGAAGTGCTAAACTGCAGAGACTGACTGACGAAAATGAAATCTCTACAGGTATGAGTACAGGTGGGCCGATGGAGTCAAGGTCAAGAAGCCCATAGAGGTGTCTGCGCCCAAGTACGTGGAGTACCTGATGGACTGGATCGAAGCCCAGCTGGATGATGAAACCATATTCCCTCAACATTTTGGTAACTTGCAAAGCACACAACACATCGAATGATTTGGGTCTTTTATAGTCGTCTGATCATCATGTGTTAATTCTGGTTGAAAAATTGTGACGCCAACATACAGGGGCTCCTTTTCCTGCCAACTTCCGTGATGTCGTCAAGACGATCCTGAAGCGCCTCTTCAGGGTGTACGCGCACATCTACCACTCGCATTTCCAGATGATTGTGAAGCTCAAGGAAGAAGCACATCTCAACACCTGCTTCAAGCACTTGACGCTCTTCACGCTGGTATTTAGCTCTCGATCCACCCCCTTTGTcacatttcaaggaaattttagaaaataaagTATCGAATACTGCTGTTGTCTGATGCAAATTTAAATTTTCTGACCGCCGCTTTTATTTGTGCTTTTAGGAATTCGGGCTGATCGAGAGTGCAGAGCTGGCTCCTCTTAGGGAGCTGATCGAGACCATAAGAGGCGGGCAGTAATCCAAATGGCAGAGGCTGCGAAGCATATCAACCGCGCTCTGGCTCAAGGAAACAAATTGAGGCGGCAAAGTGTGCCGAGAGTTGTTTTTCATGTTTTGTTTTTCGGTTTGATGAATTTGGATGAACCATGTGGATATACAATTTTGGAACTTCGAAGTCACTGGGATGTTTGTTTGCTGTTACTGTTAGATGAATCTACCTGCCTTATGctggtgcttttttttttgagaggtcCTTTTGCTGGTGCTAGTGTGCTACCTGCGGTGGTTGAACCATCTGTGGAAATCGATGGGTTGGGCCAGATTTCGGGCCAAATTTGAAAGACAGACAAAGTTAGCGCTTAATTAAATGATTATTAAGCATCAGTTTTGGCGCGTTATAGGTTTGGGCTTTGCCTCCTCACTTCAGGGCTGTttgatcctggagctaaagtttagtccgtgtcacatcggatattcggatgctaattaggaggactaaacatgaggtaattacaaaactaattgcagaacccctaggctaaatcgcgagacgaatttattaagcctaattaatccatcattagcggatgtttactgtagcaccatattgtcaaatcatggactaattaggtttaatagattcgtctcgcgatttagcctaggggttgtgaaattggttttgtaattagcctatgtttaatactcctaattagtgtccaaacattcgatgtgacaggggctaaaatttagcccggggatccaaacaccccctcggTACGTTGGGAGTGTCATGGAAGGTTATCCGTGAAACTGCTGACTTGGCAAACTATTtaagaggagagaagagaggaaaGTTTCATCTGCATGAAACCCACTTGACACAATTACCAATCCCATAAAATTCAATAAATTTGGACTGAACATGTTATGGTTTCATAGCATGACACATTTAGTCATAGAACAACGtaaaaattaaatgatttagACTATATAtgaaactgtgcaatgaaatTATACATCAAGAGTGACAGTTTCGTTCCATTGAAAAGCTGACATGGCACATACGGTATACTCTCTTTCTAAATGAAACAGGTACTTCGCGTTACGAagaaagcaaaacaaaaaacaaatgcaTGTGGGTGtcaatagaaaaagaaaaggaaagaaaatttGTGGGAGACAAGGACGTACTGTTTGGTACGTGCCATGACGTCAGCACAGCAACGCGCCGGGCCAGCTGTGCTGGAGCCTGGAGAGATTTGTGTGTACGTCAGGTGCTACGCTCGTTGCTGCACCAAAGGACAAAGAGTCGCCGCCGTCCTTATCCACGACGTTGAGGAGCGAGCCAGTCACGAGTGCGCCAAATGAGTTGGGGTCAACGTGCGGATTGGATATTTGGACTGGGACCGAAAACAAGGTGCCATAGGCCAGCTTCCCCTGTTTTGGTTTTTTCCCCCTTTCCAATTGAGAGAGACACCCAAGGCGGCGCCGCgccaagagagagagagcaccCAATTTCGCCTCTcgcttttatttttcttttcttggaaTGTTTGTTTGTTGGTTTTTTTCCTCATGAGCTACGTAGCATTGTATCAAGAAAGAATAAAATCTGAGAAAATTGTTAACATCAACACCGAGCAGGACACTCATGGCACAAGTATTAGGCTGTGTTTGGATTCAcctttagggactaaagtttattcCCCCCACCCCCATTTGGATGTAGGGACTAAAAAACATTTCATAACTTGGACAATGACCATATTACCTCTAATCATTGCTACCCCTCcctttttcccctcctctcGGGCTGCTTCCCTCCCGCCATTTCTTCCTAGCGCGAAGAAGTTCCTAGCGCCTCATGCCATGTTGCTGGCGCGCGCCCACTGCCTGCCACAATGTTGGCTGGTGTtgccattttttttcattcaaaCCAAATAATGTTCAAGAAAATACAAATATCATTGTTACAAGACAAAGAAGCTACGACCTATTGAACAATCCATCAGCTATCCAATCTCGAAAATGATTCATATTTTGATCTTCGTCCCCGTGTTAGGTAGTACCTGCATTTCCTTGAGATGATGATGCTTCCAACTGCggaacatagttctcatcaTCATCCGCCATCTTAAAGTCCACATCCCCAATAGCACTCCCTCTAATAAAATTATGAATTGTCATGCAAGTGATAATTATTTGGCTTTGCTTTGCTATTGGATTTCCCCTTCAAAACTTCAAAAGACCGCTCGATGACATTTCTTAGTGACGAATGTGCATAATTGAAGAGCTCCTTTTTACCTCTTGGAACTGGTCCTTATCGAAACTTCGGAAGATGATATTTTGTACCCTTGTATGTTGAAAGATAACCTGGTCGGTTTGGGTATCCAGAGTCCACAAGATAAAACTTTCCTGTACATCCATATTACTTGTGTTACTAACATGCAAATGATTGCAACTATGTGAAGGAGTGGAGCATAGATCAGGAAAGTACCTTGAGGTGGATGTGGAAACTTATCGCCATACTTGTCCAACGCATCTTTCAAGACTCTCATGTCATGGACCGACCCAGGCCATCCTGCAACAACAAAAGTAAATCTCATATCGAAGTCACATATAGCTAACACATTCTGATTGGTGTACCCATATCATCCTGTATGTTGAACAACCTTATCAGTTGGCACTACAACAGGCACATGTGtcccatctattgctccaatgcaattATCAAAGTACGGAGAAAACCAAGGAGACTATAACCTCTGATGCATAGTACTAAATGTAGGGTCTACTGGCCTAATGATATCAGTTGCAAGCTTGCTAATACTGTGCAGAAGTTTATCAAACTTCCTACTTCATG is a genomic window containing:
- the LOC117835666 gene encoding MOB kinase activator-like 1A isoform X2 yields the protein MSFFARSSKTFRPKKSGPSGSKGMQLRRHIDNTLGQGDLREAVRLPIGEDLNEWLAVNTVDFFNNVNMLYGTLMEFCTPATCPIMSAGPKYEYRWADGVKVKKPIEVSAPKYVEYLMDWIEAQLDDETIFPQHFGAPFPANFRDVVKTILKRLFRVYAHIYHSHFQMIVKLKEEAHLNTCFKHLTLFTLEFGLIESAELAPLRELIETIRGGQ
- the LOC117835666 gene encoding MOB kinase activator-like 1A isoform X1; protein product: MSFFARSSKNQRTFRPKKSGPSGSKGMQLRRHIDNTLGQGDLREAVRLPIGEDLNEWLAVNTVDFFNNVNMLYGTLMEFCTPATCPIMSAGPKYEYRWADGVKVKKPIEVSAPKYVEYLMDWIEAQLDDETIFPQHFGAPFPANFRDVVKTILKRLFRVYAHIYHSHFQMIVKLKEEAHLNTCFKHLTLFTLEFGLIESAELAPLRELIETIRGGQ